In Camelus dromedarius isolate mCamDro1 chromosome Y, mCamDro1.pat, whole genome shotgun sequence, a single genomic region encodes these proteins:
- the LOC135320414 gene encoding arylsulfatase D-like isoform X1, whose product MGPTSQSGRAKLPAREFLAVLVTVSCLLRTCELKAANEFKPNILLIMADDLGIGDLGCYGNDTLRTPNVDRLAQEGVRLTQHLAAAPLCTPSRASFLTGRHALRSGMEASNGYRALQWNAGSGGLPENETTFARVLQQQGYATGLIGKWHQGINCESRTDHCHHPLNHGFDYFFGMPFTLVNDCLPGRSPELDAATRARLRHYTQMMALGVLTLAAGKACGLFFISWKAVLGAASLLFLFFVSWYASFGFARRWNCILMRNHEVTEQPMVLERAGRLLLNEAVSYIERNKHGPFLLVVSLLHVHVPLVTTKEFLGKSQHGLYGDNVEEMDWLVGEILNAVEEHGLKNKTLTYFTSDHGGHLEARDEHSQLGGWNGIYRGGKGMGGWEGGIRVPGIFRWPGVLPAGRVVHEPTSLMDVFPTVVQLGGGQVPQDRVMDGHSLMPLLQGDVEHSAHEFLFHYCGKYLHAARWHEKESGRLWKVHYVTPRFHPQGAGACYGRSVCPCSGEGVTHHDPPLLFDLSRDPSEARPLSPGSEPLYHAVVARVGQAVEAHRETLSPVPPQFSLGNIVWKPWLQPCCGTFPLCSCSQE is encoded by the exons ATGGGACCCACGTCGCAGAGCGGACGCGCCAAGCTCCCGGCCAG GGAGTTTCTGGCGGTTTTAGTCACTGTGAGCTGCCTTCTGAGGACGTGCGAATTAAAAGCAGCAAATGAGTTTAAACCAAATATCCTACTGATAATGGCAGATGATCTTGGCATTGGGGACCTTGGTTGCTATGGGAACGACACACTGAG GACGCCCAATGTCGACCGACTCGCGCAGGAAGGCGTGCGGCTCACGCAGCACCTGGCGGCCGCCCCGCTCTGCACCCCAAGCAGAGCGTCTTTCCTCACGGGCCGACACGCGCTCAGATCAG GCATGGAAGCCAGCAACGGGTACCGGGCCCTTCAGTGGAACGCGGGCTCAGGCGGACTTCCCGAGAACGAGACCACGTTTGCCAGAGTCCTCCAGCAGCAAGGTTACGCCACGGGCCTCATCG GCAAATGGCACCAGGGCATAAACTGCGAATCGCGCACCGACCACTGCCACCACCCGCTAAACCACGGGTTTGACTACTTCTTCGGCATGCCCTTCACCCTCGTCAACGACTGTCTCCCGGGCAGATCCCCGGAACTGGACGCGGCCACGAGGGCAAGGCTGCGGCATTACACCCAGATGATGGCCTTGGGGGTCCTCACCCTCGCGGCTGGCAAGGCCTGTGGGCTCTTCTTCATTTCCTGGAAAGCAGTCTTGGGGGCGGCCAGCCTGCTCTTCCTGTTCTTTGTCTCCTGGTACGCCAGCTTTGGGTTTGCCCGCCGCTGGAATTGCATCCTGATGAGAAACCACGAGGTCACAGAGCAGCCCATGGTTTTGGAAAGAGCCGGAAGGCTTCTGCTAAATGAAGCCGTTTCCTACATCGAAAG aAACAAGCACGGGCCATTCCTGCTCGTGGTGTCCCTGCTCCATGTGCATGTTCCCCTCGTGACGACAAAGGAGTTTCTTGGGAAGAGTCAGCATGGCTTGTACGGCGACAACGTAGAGGAGATGGACTGGCTCGTGG GGGAAATTCTCAATGCCGTCGAAGaacacggtttgaaaaacaagaCGCTCACGTACTTTACCTCTGATCACGGAGGACATTTGGAGGCAAGAGATGAACACAGCCAGCTGGGCGGATGGAATGGCATATACAGAG GTGGCAAAGGCATGGGCGGCTGGGAAGGCGGGATCCGCGTCCCGGGGATCTTCCGGTGGCCCGGGGTGCTGCCGGCCGGCCGAGTGGTCCACGAGCCCACCAGCCTGATGGACGTCTTCCCCACCGTGGTCCAGCTGGGGGGCGGCCAGGTGCCCCAGGACAG GGTGATGGATGGCCACAGCCTGATGCCCTTGCTACAAGGAGACGTTGAGCACTCGGCACACGAGTTCCTGTTTCATTACTGCGGGAAATATCTCCACGCTGCACGCTGGCATGAGAAGGAGA GTGGAAGACTCTGGAAAGTCCATTACGTCACGCCACGGTTCCACCCCCAGGGAGCGGGGGCCTGCTACGGGCGAAGTGTGTGCccctgctctggggagggggtgacCCACCATGACCCCCCTCTGCTCTTCGACCTCTCCAGAGACCCCTCGGAGGCACGGCCCCTGTCCCCCGGCTCTGAGCCCCTGTACCATGCGGTGGTGGCCAGGGTGGGCCAGGCGGTGGAGGCGcacagggagaccctgagccccGTGCCCCCTCAGTTCTCTCTGGGGAACATCGTGTGGAAGCCATGGCTGCAGCCATGCTGTGGAACCTTCCCCTTGTGCTCCTGCAGCCAGGAGTGA
- the LOC135320414 gene encoding arylsulfatase D-like isoform X2: MGPTSQSGRAKLPAREFLAVLVTVSCLLRTCELKAANEFKPNILLIMADDLGIGDLGCYGNDTLRTPNVDRLAQEGVRLTQHLAAAPLCTPSRASFLTGRHALRSGMEASNGYRALQWNAGSGGLPENETTFARVLQQQGYATGLIGKWHQGINCESRTDHCHHPLNHGFDYFFGMPFTLVNDCLPGRSPELDAATRARLRHYTQMMALGVLTLAAGKACGLFFISWKAVLGAASLLFLFFVSWYASFGFARRWNCILMRNHEVTEQPMVLERAGRLLLNEAVSYIERNKHGPFLLVVSLLHVHVPLVTTKEFLGKSQHGLYGDNVEEMDWLVGEILNAVEEHGLKNKTLTYFTSDHGGHLEARDEHSQLGGWNGIYRGGKGMGGWEGGIRVPGIFRWPGVLPAGRVVHEPTSLMDVFPTVVQLGGGQVPQDRVMDGHSLMPLLQGDVEHSAHEFLFHYCGKYLHAARWHEKEIGGPSLHTS; the protein is encoded by the exons ATGGGACCCACGTCGCAGAGCGGACGCGCCAAGCTCCCGGCCAG GGAGTTTCTGGCGGTTTTAGTCACTGTGAGCTGCCTTCTGAGGACGTGCGAATTAAAAGCAGCAAATGAGTTTAAACCAAATATCCTACTGATAATGGCAGATGATCTTGGCATTGGGGACCTTGGTTGCTATGGGAACGACACACTGAG GACGCCCAATGTCGACCGACTCGCGCAGGAAGGCGTGCGGCTCACGCAGCACCTGGCGGCCGCCCCGCTCTGCACCCCAAGCAGAGCGTCTTTCCTCACGGGCCGACACGCGCTCAGATCAG GCATGGAAGCCAGCAACGGGTACCGGGCCCTTCAGTGGAACGCGGGCTCAGGCGGACTTCCCGAGAACGAGACCACGTTTGCCAGAGTCCTCCAGCAGCAAGGTTACGCCACGGGCCTCATCG GCAAATGGCACCAGGGCATAAACTGCGAATCGCGCACCGACCACTGCCACCACCCGCTAAACCACGGGTTTGACTACTTCTTCGGCATGCCCTTCACCCTCGTCAACGACTGTCTCCCGGGCAGATCCCCGGAACTGGACGCGGCCACGAGGGCAAGGCTGCGGCATTACACCCAGATGATGGCCTTGGGGGTCCTCACCCTCGCGGCTGGCAAGGCCTGTGGGCTCTTCTTCATTTCCTGGAAAGCAGTCTTGGGGGCGGCCAGCCTGCTCTTCCTGTTCTTTGTCTCCTGGTACGCCAGCTTTGGGTTTGCCCGCCGCTGGAATTGCATCCTGATGAGAAACCACGAGGTCACAGAGCAGCCCATGGTTTTGGAAAGAGCCGGAAGGCTTCTGCTAAATGAAGCCGTTTCCTACATCGAAAG aAACAAGCACGGGCCATTCCTGCTCGTGGTGTCCCTGCTCCATGTGCATGTTCCCCTCGTGACGACAAAGGAGTTTCTTGGGAAGAGTCAGCATGGCTTGTACGGCGACAACGTAGAGGAGATGGACTGGCTCGTGG GGGAAATTCTCAATGCCGTCGAAGaacacggtttgaaaaacaagaCGCTCACGTACTTTACCTCTGATCACGGAGGACATTTGGAGGCAAGAGATGAACACAGCCAGCTGGGCGGATGGAATGGCATATACAGAG GTGGCAAAGGCATGGGCGGCTGGGAAGGCGGGATCCGCGTCCCGGGGATCTTCCGGTGGCCCGGGGTGCTGCCGGCCGGCCGAGTGGTCCACGAGCCCACCAGCCTGATGGACGTCTTCCCCACCGTGGTCCAGCTGGGGGGCGGCCAGGTGCCCCAGGACAG GGTGATGGATGGCCACAGCCTGATGCCCTTGCTACAAGGAGACGTTGAGCACTCGGCACACGAGTTCCTGTTTCATTACTGCGGGAAATATCTCCACGCTGCACGCTGGCATGAGAAGGAGA TAGGAGGACCCTCCTTACACACATCCTGA